A region from the Halanaeroarchaeum sulfurireducens genome encodes:
- a CDS encoding VirB4 family type IV secretion system protein — protein sequence MTTVHNLVLQSGSGAVGQLVEWLSDPTSAEGAALYVGIVVVLGAVGKLLWDRYTEEDEEEVEFSDLLDEETLEDGHGERQLLDDIAESHKTVTAPETIEWETRAARVGEQWTTTLYIADYADYPNDGYLSDLFEMTDVEFDLTAHITPKNQQRARNELQDIADDLQVDADLEQSVRSAYLQERANEAAATYKAVENGANVFDQGMFITVRADDKDDLRDAVQKVKSTLRDDPANLTPKTAICRQDLALQSAAPIGDNEFGRESIALGGAVGALLSAPHNATILEEGGVEVGIHKDNQSPVVIDPFARDNGYAMFTVGDTGSGKSFSSKQNFIRSIEQSKNRIGIILEPLNNWAGVSEALDAKRITVGGTLGLNPLEIRQTPERVQRAMGEDASPFNEKLDDAMSFLTNFFALRGISLGDRRTTLELGLKRAYKRNDITDDITTHSNPSPTVRDMMDVFEDMVDDPEEFVVRSDEEAGKIEEDATWLLDQLRPFEDEGRHANLGKESAFDIRDEKVIYLDLAQQEGSVDSSTALTMQLLISLVYERAKVSDKEVVFYIDEARYIMQDAASLAFLETVFRHHRHHDLSIRLVTQTVDEFFEHAESEAILDQCAVKQFHRLDGMDDQWADEFGLNYAQMRFVQDAVPGNEDAGFSEALVGVDGEWRGMKVEAMPKEKQVIDFDPTAQVRSSLPGAGDGAVDTEMQEFQEELENRATNGTNRTSETNEGSDGVEAEPDGGSTEGNDNV from the coding sequence ATGACCACGGTGCATAACCTGGTCCTCCAGTCGGGAAGCGGAGCTGTCGGTCAGTTAGTCGAGTGGCTCTCGGACCCGACTTCGGCTGAAGGTGCAGCACTTTACGTCGGTATCGTCGTCGTCCTCGGCGCCGTCGGGAAGCTCCTCTGGGACAGGTACACCGAGGAGGACGAAGAAGAGGTCGAGTTCTCCGACCTCCTCGACGAGGAGACGCTCGAAGACGGCCACGGCGAACGCCAGCTCCTCGACGACATCGCCGAGTCGCACAAGACGGTGACGGCGCCGGAAACCATCGAGTGGGAAACACGAGCCGCACGGGTCGGCGAGCAGTGGACGACGACGCTGTACATCGCCGACTACGCCGACTACCCGAACGATGGCTACCTAAGCGACCTCTTCGAGATGACCGACGTCGAGTTCGATCTCACCGCCCACATCACGCCGAAAAACCAGCAGCGGGCCCGGAACGAACTCCAAGACATCGCGGACGACCTCCAGGTCGACGCCGACCTCGAACAGAGCGTCCGGAGTGCCTACCTCCAAGAGCGGGCGAACGAGGCGGCCGCGACGTACAAAGCCGTCGAGAACGGCGCGAACGTCTTCGACCAGGGGATGTTCATCACGGTCCGCGCCGACGACAAAGACGACCTTCGGGATGCCGTCCAGAAGGTCAAGAGCACGCTCCGCGACGATCCCGCGAACCTCACACCGAAGACGGCCATCTGTCGGCAGGACCTCGCCCTCCAGTCCGCAGCCCCGATCGGTGACAACGAGTTCGGGCGCGAGTCCATCGCGCTTGGCGGCGCTGTCGGCGCGTTGCTCTCCGCTCCTCATAACGCGACGATCCTCGAGGAGGGCGGCGTCGAGGTCGGCATCCACAAGGACAATCAGAGTCCCGTCGTCATCGACCCGTTCGCCCGGGACAACGGCTACGCGATGTTCACCGTCGGTGACACGGGCTCCGGGAAGTCCTTTAGCTCGAAGCAGAACTTCATCCGCTCCATCGAGCAGAGCAAGAATCGGATTGGCATCATCCTCGAACCGTTGAACAACTGGGCCGGCGTCTCCGAGGCGCTCGATGCAAAGCGCATCACCGTCGGCGGGACGCTCGGCCTCAACCCATTGGAGATCCGTCAGACGCCGGAACGCGTCCAGCGCGCGATGGGCGAGGACGCGAGTCCGTTCAACGAAAAGCTCGACGACGCAATGAGCTTCCTGACGAACTTCTTCGCGCTCCGCGGTATCTCACTCGGTGACCGGCGGACGACGCTCGAACTCGGCCTCAAGCGCGCCTACAAGCGCAACGACATCACCGACGACATCACGACGCACAGCAATCCGAGTCCGACGGTTCGGGACATGATGGACGTCTTCGAGGACATGGTTGACGACCCCGAGGAGTTTGTCGTCCGCTCCGACGAGGAGGCCGGGAAGATTGAGGAAGACGCGACGTGGCTCCTCGATCAGCTCCGCCCCTTCGAAGATGAAGGTCGGCACGCCAATCTCGGGAAGGAGTCGGCGTTCGACATCCGCGACGAGAAGGTCATCTACCTCGATCTCGCCCAGCAGGAGGGCAGCGTGGACAGCAGCACGGCGCTGACGATGCAGCTTCTCATCTCGCTAGTCTACGAGCGGGCAAAGGTCTCGGACAAGGAGGTCGTGTTCTACATCGACGAGGCGCGGTACATCATGCAGGACGCCGCGAGCCTGGCGTTCCTCGAGACGGTCTTCCGGCACCACCGGCACCACGACCTCTCGATTCGACTCGTGACACAGACCGTCGACGAGTTCTTCGAGCACGCTGAATCCGAAGCGATCCTCGACCAGTGTGCAGTCAAGCAGTTCCACCGCCTCGATGGGATGGACGACCAGTGGGCCGACGAGTTCGGGTTGAACTACGCGCAGATGCGATTCGTGCAGGACGCAGTGCCGGGCAACGAGGACGCTGGGTTCTCGGAGGCGCTCGTCGGCGTCGACGGCGAGTGGCGCGGGATGAAGGTCGAGGCGATGCCCAAGGAGAAACAGGTTATCGACTTCGACCCGACCGCACAGGTTCGGTCCTCGCTGCCCGGCGCCGGTGACGGCGCCGTCGATACAGAGATGCAGGAGTTCCAGGAGGAGCTCGAGAACCGAGCAACGAACGGAACGAATAGAACGAGCGAAACGAACGAGGGGTCAGACGGCGTCGAGGCCGAGCCAGACGGGGGTTCAACAGAAGGGAACGATAATGTCTGA
- a CDS encoding ATP-binding protein: MSEYLRVTPTSERLDPESIPRILDSLHKLTTPGSSGLGAKLNPLHSETPPRFEFLAMSDGPDDPVEFFYGADAHLDTLEKRLRSIYPATFDIERVDVDVADRLIQPVEFTPQEFVNHYEAGRLQYEFGPAEQYNPVDEGPGDSESAEADPVVDGGTASTTVPDHHIAVGDSVLELAPPDSLPEDGERPAIEKPTMTPEGTILARPAKDAVSPLGVRWCGSTTRKQDWMTSLTPFTAKETTGDLSSADQPGAALASLIDHLMEATAPTAFQVVFQRRSSWQSDAEVRKENLVDGRDTFFQEVVGSLLEVKDQRSDQNEQQISESVEKRIEYIDAKNAKRSFTANIHAVGVPTEDTRDDLDARMDSLLPVFDPLDGPFYEVEGKRLRDNGFREKTKEKKARAALQRLLNRELTTGRGKTRPDLVLCGTELANVVLVPSSEQLTVEGTRGTRAEQQSRNPLPWPNPDLIHQFQEGMAIGYALDENGEPRPDPIRIPPDLLTTHYGRFASTGGGKSKAIINDALSLRETTGGPVVIVDPKGDGMCENYLRCHYEQFGGLDDVYQFRVPEAIPAFSFFDIRPALEAGRNREDAIQDKVDHVHDILRMIMGREQYGQAFVANEILSYLIKALFDEEYGSDVFGLDDLFAAALRMQRDQTIPPVSADNQNIEESLTRHFAKDNHQFQVSMDAVGNRLDKLKEDAHLRRIFSHVPEQNDDGEYVDNHFDFREFLDEDATILFDFGDLRPEAQRAITLLLLSNLWDAVQVRRRDGQTDYEKLTNLIIEEAAPVASTKLVSEQLLPQGRSFGLSMGLVMQFPEQVRNRNERAYDEVLNNIKTKLIGNISVERDLAESLAHEDLSPTELRNRINTLPSGEWITQLPSPSFGETGPAPFSLKPLPIAPGHPESDQPLTEPQEDHFESVSRPRMVERTQAQYGLTGRTESSTAPEDADWGSLGADTTVPSKDGGSASEPTQSSFIKQPTTETETAPDNQDDAESAPDEDSQEISSLFGVSNEEESTDDQGTEPENGSTPVQESNVAVTDDELRKRGLSRDDVRFLSRILDVMNREATEYTLLDSMRSLRDEFEDLNLRRLIDQNLVEEASACGRKYYTVLPAGRELLGEKLQVGPGRGDIGGKTPHKVGVRLLELWLQQQDDVARVEPYYEHDDDTVFDVAGFDAGGEFVWLGEAELPSNNTHAPVDDYDKLSSVDADAIWAFNNRETAIEVLDKLAHADRIEESVSGRDARSFSTIRDAVADFGAAGMTTVRGFKNLDQEVNQ, from the coding sequence ATGTCTGAGTACCTGCGCGTAACGCCGACGTCCGAGCGACTCGATCCGGAGAGTATCCCCCGTATCCTCGACAGCCTCCACAAACTGACCACACCCGGATCGTCGGGCCTCGGGGCGAAGCTGAATCCGCTCCACAGTGAGACACCACCCCGATTCGAGTTTCTCGCGATGAGCGATGGCCCGGACGACCCGGTGGAATTCTTCTACGGGGCCGATGCGCACCTCGATACGCTCGAGAAACGCCTCCGTTCCATCTACCCGGCCACGTTCGACATCGAACGCGTCGACGTCGACGTCGCCGACCGGCTCATTCAGCCGGTCGAGTTCACACCGCAGGAATTCGTCAACCACTACGAAGCCGGGCGGCTTCAGTACGAGTTTGGCCCGGCGGAACAGTACAACCCCGTCGACGAGGGGCCAGGTGACTCCGAGTCAGCCGAAGCAGATCCGGTTGTCGACGGCGGTACGGCATCCACCACAGTACCTGACCATCATATTGCTGTCGGGGACTCGGTCCTCGAACTAGCTCCGCCCGATTCCCTCCCGGAAGACGGGGAGCGGCCGGCCATCGAGAAGCCGACGATGACACCGGAGGGGACGATTCTGGCTCGCCCAGCGAAAGATGCCGTCTCGCCGCTCGGTGTCCGGTGGTGTGGATCCACGACGCGAAAGCAGGACTGGATGACCTCGCTGACGCCGTTCACGGCGAAGGAGACGACCGGAGACCTCTCGTCCGCCGACCAACCCGGCGCAGCGCTCGCTTCGCTTATCGACCACCTGATGGAGGCGACAGCGCCGACCGCGTTCCAAGTCGTTTTCCAACGACGATCTAGCTGGCAGTCCGACGCGGAGGTTCGGAAAGAGAACCTCGTCGACGGCCGGGATACGTTCTTCCAAGAGGTCGTCGGGTCGTTGCTCGAGGTCAAAGACCAACGGAGCGACCAGAACGAACAGCAGATCAGTGAATCCGTCGAAAAGCGGATCGAGTACATCGATGCGAAGAACGCCAAACGGTCGTTCACGGCCAATATCCACGCCGTCGGCGTCCCCACCGAGGACACTCGCGACGATCTCGATGCCCGAATGGACTCACTACTGCCGGTGTTCGATCCACTTGATGGGCCGTTCTACGAGGTCGAGGGGAAACGCCTCCGTGACAATGGCTTCCGTGAGAAAACGAAGGAGAAGAAGGCACGGGCCGCCCTGCAGCGCCTCCTCAACCGCGAACTGACGACCGGACGAGGCAAGACCCGGCCCGATTTGGTGCTCTGTGGGACAGAGCTCGCGAACGTTGTGTTGGTTCCCTCTTCCGAACAGTTGACGGTCGAGGGAACGCGGGGTACCCGCGCCGAACAGCAAAGCCGGAATCCGCTGCCGTGGCCGAATCCAGACCTGATTCATCAGTTCCAGGAGGGGATGGCTATCGGGTACGCACTCGACGAGAACGGCGAGCCGCGGCCAGACCCAATTCGAATTCCTCCGGATCTGTTGACGACGCACTACGGTCGCTTCGCGTCGACGGGCGGTGGGAAGTCGAAGGCGATCATCAACGACGCTCTCTCGCTCCGGGAGACGACCGGCGGGCCCGTCGTCATCGTCGACCCGAAGGGCGACGGGATGTGCGAGAACTATCTGCGCTGCCACTACGAGCAATTCGGTGGGTTGGACGACGTCTACCAATTCCGCGTCCCGGAGGCCATCCCCGCGTTCTCCTTCTTCGACATTCGTCCTGCGCTGGAGGCCGGGCGCAACCGCGAGGACGCGATTCAGGACAAGGTCGACCACGTCCACGACATCCTCCGGATGATTATGGGCCGCGAGCAGTACGGCCAGGCGTTCGTCGCGAACGAGATCCTCAGCTACCTGATCAAGGCGCTCTTCGACGAGGAGTACGGGAGCGACGTGTTCGGGCTGGACGACCTCTTCGCCGCCGCCCTCCGGATGCAGCGCGACCAGACGATCCCGCCCGTTTCAGCCGACAATCAAAACATCGAGGAATCGCTGACGCGCCACTTCGCGAAGGACAACCACCAGTTCCAGGTGTCGATGGACGCCGTCGGGAACCGCCTCGACAAGCTCAAAGAGGACGCGCATCTCCGTCGGATCTTCAGTCACGTCCCCGAGCAGAACGACGACGGCGAGTACGTGGACAATCACTTCGACTTCCGCGAGTTCCTCGATGAAGACGCCACCATCCTGTTCGACTTCGGGGATCTCCGTCCCGAGGCGCAGCGAGCGATCACCCTGCTCCTGTTGAGTAACCTCTGGGACGCGGTCCAGGTGCGCCGGCGCGACGGCCAGACCGACTACGAGAAGCTCACGAACCTCATTATCGAGGAGGCAGCCCCGGTCGCTTCTACGAAGCTTGTCTCCGAGCAGCTGCTGCCCCAGGGGCGGTCGTTTGGGCTGAGCATGGGACTCGTGATGCAGTTTCCTGAACAGGTGCGCAACCGGAACGAGCGGGCCTACGATGAGGTGCTGAACAACATCAAGACGAAGCTCATCGGCAACATCTCGGTCGAGCGTGACCTCGCTGAGTCGCTCGCCCACGAGGACCTCAGCCCGACCGAACTCCGCAACCGAATCAATACACTTCCGAGTGGCGAGTGGATCACCCAACTCCCGAGCCCGTCGTTCGGGGAGACTGGGCCCGCTCCGTTTTCGCTGAAGCCGCTCCCAATTGCGCCGGGGCATCCAGAAAGCGACCAGCCGCTCACAGAGCCGCAGGAAGACCATTTCGAGTCCGTGTCCCGGCCACGGATGGTGGAACGGACACAGGCCCAGTACGGCCTTACAGGGAGGACTGAATCGAGCACTGCCCCGGAGGATGCTGACTGGGGAAGCTTGGGAGCCGACACGACGGTTCCGTCCAAAGACGGTGGTTCCGCCTCAGAGCCTACTCAGTCCTCGTTTATCAAGCAACCAACGACCGAGACGGAGACCGCGCCGGACAACCAAGACGACGCTGAGAGTGCGCCCGATGAGGACTCTCAGGAGATCAGCTCGTTGTTCGGAGTATCCAACGAGGAGGAGAGCACTGATGACCAGGGAACGGAGCCGGAGAACGGATCGACTCCGGTTCAGGAGAGCAATGTGGCTGTCACCGATGACGAACTCCGAAAACGGGGACTCAGTCGTGACGACGTCCGCTTCCTGAGTCGCATCCTCGACGTCATGAACAGGGAAGCTACCGAGTACACCCTCCTCGACTCGATGCGTTCGCTCCGAGACGAGTTCGAGGATCTCAATCTCCGCCGCCTTATCGACCAGAACCTCGTCGAGGAAGCCTCGGCCTGTGGCCGCAAATACTACACCGTCCTCCCAGCGGGGCGCGAGCTCCTCGGAGAAAAGCTGCAGGTGGGTCCCGGAAGGGGCGATATCGGAGGGAAAACGCCGCACAAGGTTGGGGTCAGACTCCTCGAGCTGTGGCTTCAGCAGCAGGACGACGTCGCTCGCGTCGAGCCTTACTACGAACACGATGACGACACCGTGTTCGACGTCGCCGGGTTCGACGCGGGTGGTGAATTCGTCTGGCTCGGGGAAGCAGAACTCCCGAGCAACAACACCCACGCACCGGTCGACGATTACGATAAGTTGAGTTCGGTAGATGCGGACGCAATCTGGGCGTTCAACAACCGCGAGACGGCCATCGAAGTTCTGGACAAGCTGGCCCACGCGGACCGGATCGAAGAGAGTGTCAGCGGACGGGACGCACGGTCGTTCTCGACGATCCGAGACGCTGTGGCGGACTTCGGTGCAGCGGGAATGACCACCGTCCGAGGGTTCAAGAATCTCGATCAGGAGGTCAACCAATGA